The sequence GCCCGGCGGAGGCCCGCGTCCACCTGTCCGGTGCGAAGGGTGCGGGTCAACCCGGTGAAGTTGGCTCGGGGCGGCCCGGGTTCGTCAGGGAAGAGGCGGCGCAGTGGTCCTACCAGAACCCCTGTCACACGCCACGCGCCCAGCAGCGCTGCCGCCAGAACAGCAACGCGGACCAGCGCCCGGCCCATGCCCGGCGCAACGACCGGATCCAGCAGCAAGGTCCCGGCCAGACTCACCAACCAGGCCACCGCCGTCAGAAGGGAGAACGCGACCACGACCGGCACCCCGCCCATCCCCCAGGCATCGAGGTCCGCGTCCGAGTCAAAAGCGTCGGGCGTGGTCACGCCAACGGCGACCAGCAGCCAGAAGGCCACAACCACGCCCAGAGCGGCCGTGAACACGAGGGTGGGAAAGCCGGCGGCAGCCATAAGAAACGTCCCCATGCCCGCCCTCCCCGATCGTCCTGTTCCGGTCCGTGCCCGCGCTGTGCCCCGCCCCGTGCGGCAGCCAGGGGAGACGGCCCGCGACACCCCCTACCTGCCGGTATCCGGCATCGGGACCGTCCCCTGTGCTCCCCCACGACCATCCTGCCCCCACCCGCACCCCACCCGCATTGCCGGTTTCCGGCAGTCTTCATTAGGGTCTTCATGCCAGGTTGCCGCTAAGAAGGCGTCACCGGCGCGTCAAGAAACCGGGGGAACTGTGGCGGAGTGCGAGATACCTGAGGACTATCTGGCGGGCTACGCGCAGATCCTGGCCGACGTCTCATCCACCGGCCGCCGACTGAGCCGCGACGAGATCACCTCCCGCCGCGCTCTCGGAGAACAGGCCGCCGAAGCCGGACTCGGTCTCCGCTCCCTGGTCAACGGGCACCTCACCGCCACCCGCACCGCCTGGCCCGCCTACCCCACCTCGACGGACAGCGTGCTCGCCGCCGTGCAGCAGGCCATCGACGCCTTCGCCGAGGGCTACGAGCGCGCCCAGCACCTGGCCGTACGCCAGGAGGAAGCCGCCCGCCGCGAGTTCATCGACGACCTCCTCTACGGCCGAAGCGACCTCGGCCGCCTCGCCGAGCGCGCCGAACGCTTCGGCTTGCGCCTCTCCCACGCCCACGCGGTCGCCGTGGCCCAGGGACCGGCCGCGTACGACGAGGGTGACGCGGTGCTGCGCCGGGTCGAGCGGTCCCTCATCGCCCGGTTCGGCGACCGCAGCATTCTGCTGACCACCAAGGGCGGGCGCATGCTGTGCATCGCGCCCGGCGACCAGGACGAGATCCTCCTCCACTTCGCCAAACAGGCGTACGCGGCCACGGACGGCGGCCGGGTCGCCATCGGCCGCCCCCAGCCGGGCCCCGGCGGCGTCGTCCAGTCGTACGAGGAGGCCCTCAACACCCTGGACCTCGCCGACCGCATGGAGCTCGACGACCCGGTGCTGCGCGCCGCCGACCTGCTCGTCTATCCCGTCCTCACCCGCGACCGGCAGGCCATGGCCGACCTGGTCCACAGCGCACTCGGCCCACTCACCGCCGCCCGCGGCGGACCCCAGCCCCTGCTGGACACCCTCACCGCCTACTTCAACTCCGGCTGCATCGCCGCCGAAGCCGCCCGCCGTCTCTCCCTCAGCGTGCGCGCCCTGACCTACCGCCTGGAACGCATCCACACCCTGACCGGCGCCAACCCCGCCGACCCCGACCACCGCTACATGCTCCAGACCGCGGTGATCGGTGCCCGGCTGCTCGACTGGCCGGCCAAGGCGCCGTGAATGCCATGGCGCCGCCCCCGAAGCGCCGCCGGGAGTAGCCGAAAGGCGGCA is a genomic window of Streptomyces sp. Edi2 containing:
- a CDS encoding helix-turn-helix domain-containing protein: MAECEIPEDYLAGYAQILADVSSTGRRLSRDEITSRRALGEQAAEAGLGLRSLVNGHLTATRTAWPAYPTSTDSVLAAVQQAIDAFAEGYERAQHLAVRQEEAARREFIDDLLYGRSDLGRLAERAERFGLRLSHAHAVAVAQGPAAYDEGDAVLRRVERSLIARFGDRSILLTTKGGRMLCIAPGDQDEILLHFAKQAYAATDGGRVAIGRPQPGPGGVVQSYEEALNTLDLADRMELDDPVLRAADLLVYPVLTRDRQAMADLVHSALGPLTAARGGPQPLLDTLTAYFNSGCIAAEAARRLSLSVRALTYRLERIHTLTGANPADPDHRYMLQTAVIGARLLDWPAKAP